In the Candidatus Binatia bacterium genome, GGAAGAAAATCTCGCCATCGCACTGCTCGATCGCGATCACTTACGAGAGATCGAGCATATGTCCGTTCGACGGCGCCTGCGGGTTCACGTGAAGGTCGACAACGGGACGGGGCGGCTTGGTACGGACGTGGAACAACTGGGCGCCCGTTGCTCGAGGAATTGTGGCATGCGCGCAATGTCATCGTCGACGGTGTTTTTTCTCATTTCGCGAACGCTGAGCGTGTGGACAACGACTTCTGTCGCGCCCAGTTGGCCCAATTTCGACGGGCCGTAGCGATGGTTAAAGAGCGGTGGCCTGAGTGTTGTGCGCACCTGTCAAACAGTGTGGCGACGTGGTTCCTCCCGGAGAGCCACTTCGATATGGTGCGCCCGGGGCTCTTACTGTACGGCGTGCCCCCTGGCCAAGGTCTTGCGGTCGGCGACTTTCGTCCGGTGATGTCCGTAACCGCACCGGTATTGCAGGTGAGGGAATTCGAGCCGGGTCGGGCCGTGAGCTACGGCCAAACGTACATCACGCGGCGGCGGACACGGGTGGCGGTTCTCGGTGTCGGTTATGCCGACGGTTACGACCGCAGGCTCTCGAACAATGGTCTTGTGGGCTTGCATGGTAAGGTGGCGCCTGTGATCGGGCGGATCTGCATGGATACGCTGGTGGTCGACATCAGCGACGTCCCTGGCGTGCAACTTGGTGATCGCGCACTGCTGTGGGGCGAGTGCGACGGGTTGCGCCTCGCGGTGGAGGAGGTGGCTGCACGGGCTGGCACAATTAGCTACGAGGTGCTTACCCGCTTGGGGCATCGGGTGCCGCGTTTTCTTGCGGAGCGTGCGACACGGGAGCTCGGCCCAGGATTGCCTTCGGAGCATTGAACGAATTCGGCGAGGGGAACCATGCCAAGGATTGAGCGTGCGCTGATTAGTGTAACCGATAAGACTGGGGTTGTGGAATTTGCGCGGGGACTCGTTTCCCTGGGGATCGAGATTCTCTCGACCGGCGGCACTGCGCGGGAGCTTAAAAATGCTGGAATTCCCGTGAGGGAAGTGAGTGCGTACACGGGCTCACCGGAGATCCTCGATGGCCGGGTAAAAACACTGCACCCTAAAATCCACGGTGGAATTTTGGCACGTCGCGACCTCCCCCGACACTTGGAGGAACTTCGCTCCCTGGGAATCGAACGGATCGACCTTGTGGTCGTGAACTTGTACCCATTCGAGCGGGTGGTGGCGGAACCGAGCTGCACTTGGGAAGAGGCCATCGAGAACATCGACATTGGTGGTCCATCGATGATCCGCTCGGCGGCGAAAAACCACGACGCGGTGACCGTGGTCGTTGATCCCAGTGATTATGCGGTGGTGCTCGAAGAGCTGCGCACTACGGGAGTGGTGTCCAAAGCGACCAATCGCCGCCTGGCGCACAAAGCCTTTGCGCTCACCGCTCGCTACGATGGAGCAATCGCGACGTTCTTAGGAAGTTGGCAAGATGGCGAGCGGCAGCCCTTCTCGTCGACCTTTCACCTGACCTTAACGAAGGCTCAAGACCTGCGTTACGGGGAGAATCCCCACCAACACGCGGCATTGTATGGACAGTTTCTCGACTATGTGGAACAGTTGCACGGCAAGGAGCTGTCGTACAACAACATCGTGGATATCGATTCCGCGTTGGCGCTGATGCTCGAATTTGTGGGCGATTCGCGTGCCTGTGTGGCGATTCTCAAGCACAATACCCCGTGTGGGGTTGGTTTAGGAGACAGCGATGTAGAGGCTTACCGGCGTGCCTTTGCCACAGATCCCGACTCCCCGTTTGGTGGCATCCTGATCAGTAATCGCCCGTGGTCCCTCGCTTTGGCTCGCGAGGTAGACGAAATTTTTACCGAGGTGCTCATCGCGCCCGACTTTACCGCCGAGGCTCTGGAGTTCCTTCGGCAAAAGAAAAACCGACGTCTCATGCGCTGGCGGGTTGCTGCCATGCCTCGCGAGGGCCGCGACGTTCGAGGAGTTTTTGGAGGGGTGTTGGTGCAAGACCGTGACACCGCCATTGAGGATCCTCGCAGGGGGAGAGTTGTCACGTGTCGAGCCCCTACCGACTCAGAATACGCTGCGATGGCGTTCGGCCTCAAGGTGGTCAAACACGTGAAGTCGAACGCGATCGTCTTCTGCAGTCC is a window encoding:
- the alr gene encoding alanine racemase — translated: MWHARNVIVDGVFSHFANAERVDNDFCRAQLAQFRRAVAMVKERWPECCAHLSNSVATWFLPESHFDMVRPGLLLYGVPPGQGLAVGDFRPVMSVTAPVLQVREFEPGRAVSYGQTYITRRRTRVAVLGVGYADGYDRRLSNNGLVGLHGKVAPVIGRICMDTLVVDISDVPGVQLGDRALLWGECDGLRLAVEEVAARAGTISYEVLTRLGHRVPRFLAERATRELGPGLPSEH
- the purH gene encoding bifunctional phosphoribosylaminoimidazolecarboxamide formyltransferase/IMP cyclohydrolase, yielding MPRIERALISVTDKTGVVEFARGLVSLGIEILSTGGTARELKNAGIPVREVSAYTGSPEILDGRVKTLHPKIHGGILARRDLPRHLEELRSLGIERIDLVVVNLYPFERVVAEPSCTWEEAIENIDIGGPSMIRSAAKNHDAVTVVVDPSDYAVVLEELRTTGVVSKATNRRLAHKAFALTARYDGAIATFLGSWQDGERQPFSSTFHLTLTKAQDLRYGENPHQHAALYGQFLDYVEQLHGKELSYNNIVDIDSALALMLEFVGDSRACVAILKHNTPCGVGLGDSDVEAYRRAFATDPDSPFGGILISNRPWSLALAREVDEIFTEVLIAPDFTAEALEFLRQKKNRRLMRWRVAAMPREGRDVRGVFGGVLVQDRDTAIEDPRRGRVVTCRAPTDSEYAAMAFGLKVVKHVKSNAIVFCSPEATLAIGGGATSRVDPVYAARAKAERVGVDLRGSVLASDAFFPFPDGVEVAAGAGITAVVQPGGSVRDEEVIAAADRLGLAMVFTGVRHFRH